Proteins encoded by one window of Porphyrobacter sp. YT40:
- the ubiG gene encoding bifunctional 2-polyprenyl-6-hydroxyphenol methylase/3-demethylubiquinol 3-O-methyltransferase UbiG codes for MGNANVSNVTIRPEEADFFANLARDWWNPKGPMASLHQVNPVRLAFIRDAIDAHWPGAAGAARPLAGKSALDIGCGAGLLCEPLARLGAAVTGVDAAAENVAAAAAHAEGVGLDIRYMAGEVATLDIGQFDLVTSVEVVEHVADKPAFLRDVAARLAPDGLLVMSTPNRTAASRILLVGAAEAVGYVPRGTHHWEDFVTPEELEALLADVGLTVTAKRGIAWRPGKGLHLSDDMALNYILSARRA; via the coding sequence ATGGGAAACGCAAACGTATCGAATGTAACTATCCGTCCCGAAGAGGCCGATTTCTTCGCGAACCTTGCGCGCGACTGGTGGAACCCCAAGGGCCCGATGGCGAGCTTGCATCAGGTGAACCCGGTGCGGCTGGCCTTCATCCGCGACGCGATCGACGCGCACTGGCCGGGCGCGGCAGGAGCGGCGCGGCCGCTGGCGGGCAAGTCGGCGCTCGACATCGGCTGCGGAGCGGGTCTGCTGTGCGAACCTCTCGCCCGGCTGGGCGCGGCGGTGACGGGCGTGGACGCGGCGGCGGAGAATGTCGCTGCGGCGGCGGCGCATGCCGAGGGTGTGGGGCTCGATATCCGCTACATGGCGGGCGAGGTCGCGACGCTCGATATCGGCCAGTTCGATCTCGTCACCAGCGTCGAGGTTGTCGAGCACGTCGCCGACAAGCCCGCCTTCCTGCGCGATGTCGCGGCGCGGCTCGCCCCCGATGGCCTGCTGGTGATGTCCACCCCCAACCGCACCGCCGCCTCCCGCATCCTGCTGGTCGGCGCGGCGGAGGCGGTGGGTTACGTGCCGCGCGGCACGCACCATTGGGAGGATTTCGTCACCCCCGAGGAGCTGGAGGCGCTGCTGGCAGACGTGGGTCTGACGGTGACGGCAAAGCGCGGTATCGCGTGGCGGCCGGGCAAGGGGCTGCACCTGTCGGACGACATGGCGCTGAATTACATCCTCAGCGCGCGGCGCGCCTAG
- a CDS encoding aspartate kinase: MARIVMKFGGTSMAGTERIRRVANIVRAQAARGDQVAVVVSAMAGETDRLVNFCREANPLYDPAEYDVVVASGEQVTSGLLALTLQALGCKARSWLGWQLPIHTIEAHAKARVESIDAEALLASMEAGEIAVIPGFQGLSGDNRVTTLGRGGSDTSAVAVAAAIKADRCDIYTDVDGVYTTDPRIVAKAKKQKAVTYEEMLELASVGAKVLQTRSVGLAMKEKVRVQVLSSFIGEGAPPADDLPGTMIVSEAEMDELVEKGLMERQLVTGIAHDKNEAKVILTRVPDRPGAVANIFEPLAAASINVDMIIQNVGRDKGETDVTFTVPQTDLARAQALLEDRRGEIGFNRIITDSKIAKISVVGVGMKSHAGVASSMFRALSDRGINIQAISTSEIKISVMIDEDETELAVRVLHTAYGLDAKD, translated from the coding sequence TTGGCCCGCATCGTGATGAAATTCGGCGGCACCTCGATGGCCGGGACGGAGCGCATCCGCCGCGTCGCCAATATCGTGCGCGCGCAGGCGGCGCGCGGCGATCAGGTGGCGGTGGTGGTCAGCGCGATGGCGGGCGAGACCGACCGGCTGGTCAATTTCTGCCGCGAGGCCAATCCGCTCTATGACCCCGCTGAATACGACGTCGTCGTCGCCAGCGGTGAGCAGGTCACCAGCGGCCTTCTCGCGCTGACCCTGCAAGCATTGGGCTGCAAGGCGCGCAGCTGGCTCGGCTGGCAATTGCCGATCCACACGATCGAGGCCCACGCCAAGGCCCGCGTCGAATCGATCGATGCCGAGGCCCTGCTTGCCAGCATGGAAGCGGGCGAGATCGCGGTGATCCCCGGCTTTCAGGGGCTTTCGGGCGACAATCGCGTGACCACGCTGGGGCGCGGGGGTTCGGACACCTCGGCGGTCGCGGTGGCGGCGGCGATCAAGGCGGATCGCTGCGACATCTACACCGATGTCGACGGCGTCTACACCACCGACCCGCGCATCGTCGCCAAGGCGAAGAAGCAGAAGGCGGTGACTTACGAGGAAATGCTCGAACTCGCCAGCGTCGGGGCCAAGGTGCTCCAGACCCGCTCGGTCGGCCTTGCCATGAAGGAAAAGGTGCGGGTGCAGGTGCTTTCGAGCTTTATCGGCGAGGGCGCCCCGCCCGCCGACGATCTTCCGGGGACGATGATCGTCTCGGAAGCGGAAATGGACGAATTGGTGGAGAAGGGCCTGATGGAACGCCAGCTTGTGACCGGCATCGCGCATGACAAGAACGAGGCGAAGGTGATCCTCACCCGCGTGCCCGACCGTCCGGGTGCGGTGGCGAACATCTTCGAGCCGCTCGCTGCGGCCTCGATCAATGTCGACATGATCATCCAGAACGTCGGCCGCGACAAGGGTGAGACCGACGTGACCTTCACCGTGCCGCAGACCGATCTTGCCCGTGCGCAGGCGCTGCTCGAGGACCGGCGCGGGGAGATCGGCTTCAACCGTATCATCACCGACAGCAAGATCGCCAAGATCTCTGTCGTGGGCGTCGGCATGAAGAGCCACGCGGGCGTCGCCAGCTCGATGTTCCGCGCGCTGTCCGACCGAGGCATCAACATCCAGGCGATCAGCACGTCGGAAATCAAGATCAGCGTGATGATCGACGAGGACGAGACCGAACTCGCCGTGCGCGTGCTGCACACCGCCTACGGGCTCGACGCCAAGGACTGA
- a CDS encoding helix-turn-helix domain-containing protein, protein MAIRAHLDQPTAGDSQRSAPRRALRLETSGLSPDGEETNVTIHNISAAGLLIETALDLATGEELALDLPLAGVVSASVVWRSEHLYGCAFERALGPAALAAAQLQGFAPGVPSQPLGTPAPPAATGPTLGTAQGEALGARLNRFRREAGLTLAEVAATLGVSKPTVWAWEKGKARPLPERLDAIAAALGVAPETLAAAPGSGAAGPLDSVIADCRARIAEASGTDPQAVRIMIEL, encoded by the coding sequence ATGGCCATCAGGGCGCATCTCGACCAACCGACTGCCGGCGACAGCCAGCGCAGTGCGCCGCGCCGCGCGCTGCGGCTGGAGACCAGCGGCCTCTCCCCCGATGGCGAGGAAACCAACGTCACCATCCACAACATCTCGGCTGCCGGGCTGCTGATCGAAACCGCGCTCGATCTGGCGACCGGCGAGGAGCTGGCACTCGACCTGCCGCTCGCTGGAGTGGTGAGCGCAAGCGTGGTGTGGCGCAGCGAGCATCTGTATGGCTGCGCGTTCGAACGCGCGCTCGGCCCCGCGGCGCTGGCCGCAGCGCAGTTGCAGGGCTTTGCCCCCGGCGTGCCGAGCCAGCCGCTGGGCACCCCTGCGCCCCCCGCCGCCACCGGCCCGACGCTGGGCACCGCGCAAGGGGAAGCGCTCGGCGCCCGGCTCAACCGGTTCCGGCGCGAGGCGGGACTGACCCTCGCCGAAGTCGCCGCGACGCTCGGGGTGAGCAAACCGACGGTCTGGGCGTGGGAAAAGGGCAAGGCCCGCCCGCTGCCCGAACGGCTCGACGCGATCGCGGCTGCGCTCGGCGTCGCGCCCGAAACCCTCGCCGCCGCCCCCGGCTCCGGCGCGGCAGGCCCGCTCGACAGCGTGATCGCCGATTGCCGCGCCCGCATCGCCGAAGCCAGCGGAACCGACCCGCAAGCCGTGCGGATCATGATCGAGTTGTAG
- a CDS encoding sensor domain-containing diguanylate cyclase, with translation MKIGLSDVEGHVLHGLLEETSGDIVIRLDRQGFIIHASANIAELGLDTSAALLLPHITDLAERDHAAFLGEQVSAVLSGRVQTGWAEFPVIACADRDTCREAHCQRWYALSLRPMTDPSGTPDGALCLMRSVQRLRSLEGELHNRAVTDPLTGLANRQAFCASLRRHLARGGGQMVAVFAVDGMRALLLRYGQRTADEVIWGFAKFLETMALPGHEVAQLDGERFGVLLPEMTSRGAREWAEDVVTTFAGLAAPAPSANRAKAPQLTASAGLARVECTVDWTLREAELGLVLARAGGGRQVAVAGYRRAA, from the coding sequence ATGAAAATTGGTTTGAGTGACGTCGAAGGCCACGTTTTGCATGGCCTGCTTGAAGAAACCTCGGGCGACATCGTGATCCGTCTGGATCGCCAGGGTTTCATCATCCACGCATCCGCGAACATCGCCGAACTGGGGCTTGATACTTCGGCCGCCTTGCTGCTGCCGCATATTACCGACCTTGCCGAGCGCGATCATGCCGCCTTTCTCGGAGAGCAAGTCAGCGCGGTGCTCTCCGGGCGCGTGCAGACCGGGTGGGCCGAGTTTCCGGTGATCGCCTGCGCCGATCGCGACACCTGCCGCGAGGCGCACTGCCAGCGCTGGTATGCCCTGAGCCTCAGACCGATGACCGACCCCTCCGGCACGCCCGATGGCGCGCTGTGCCTGATGCGGTCGGTGCAGCGGCTGCGCAGTCTCGAGGGCGAATTGCACAACCGCGCGGTCACCGATCCGCTGACGGGACTCGCCAACCGGCAGGCTTTCTGCGCCAGCCTGCGCCGCCATCTGGCGCGCGGCGGCGGGCAGATGGTCGCGGTCTTCGCAGTCGACGGGATGCGCGCGCTGCTGCTGCGCTATGGCCAGCGCACCGCCGACGAGGTGATCTGGGGCTTTGCCAAGTTCCTCGAGACCATGGCGCTGCCGGGGCACGAGGTCGCGCAGCTCGATGGCGAACGCTTTGGCGTGCTGCTGCCCGAAATGACCTCGCGCGGGGCCCGCGAATGGGCCGAGGACGTGGTGACGACCTTCGCCGGCCTCGCCGCGCCTGCCCCGAGTGCGAACAGGGCCAAGGCCCCGCAACTGACCGCAAGCGCGGGGCTGGCGCGGGTCGAATGCACCGTCGACTGGACCCTGCGCGAGGCCGAGCTCGGGCTGGTGCTGGCCCGCGCCGGCGGCGGGCGCCAGGTCGCGGTCGCGGGGTATCGGCGGGCAGCTTGA
- the purT gene encoding formate-dependent phosphoribosylglycinamide formyltransferase has protein sequence MSHIATILLLGSGELGREFVISAKRLGARVIACDSYDNAPAMQLADAREVFSMLDGAALRAAVEKHRPDLIVPEIEAIRTEVLGDLESEGFTVVPSARAAQLTMNRDAIRDLAAGELGLVTSQYGYAESFAECEAIAARIGYPLVMKPVMSSSGKGQSKVDTPEALEAAWDYAVANMRGDRARVICEQFIAFDYEITLLTVRHAGGISFCPPIGHRQERGDYRESWQPAAMSAAALKNAQDMAAKVVMALQGEGRGWGLYGVEFFVRGEEVIFSELSPRPHDTGMVTLASQDLTEFDLHARAILGLPVPEGIAARPAASAVILADRESDSFAFEGLAEALALGDTDVRIFGKPVTRPYRRMGVALARAADAPAAVTLAKQAAEAVRIVYSPEAD, from the coding sequence ATGAGCCACATTGCCACCATCCTGCTGCTCGGTTCGGGCGAGCTGGGCCGCGAATTCGTCATCTCCGCCAAGCGGCTGGGCGCGCGGGTGATCGCCTGCGACAGCTACGACAATGCCCCGGCGATGCAGCTGGCGGACGCGCGCGAGGTGTTTTCCATGCTCGACGGCGCTGCGCTAAGGGCTGCGGTGGAAAAGCACCGGCCCGACCTGATCGTCCCCGAGATCGAGGCGATCCGCACCGAAGTGTTGGGGGATCTGGAGAGCGAAGGCTTCACCGTCGTGCCCAGCGCCCGCGCCGCGCAGCTCACGATGAACCGCGACGCGATCCGCGATCTGGCGGCGGGAGAGCTGGGGCTGGTGACCTCGCAATACGGCTATGCGGAGAGTTTCGCCGAGTGCGAGGCCATCGCCGCACGCATCGGTTATCCGCTGGTGATGAAGCCCGTCATGTCCTCATCGGGCAAGGGGCAGAGCAAGGTCGATACGCCAGAGGCGCTGGAGGCCGCGTGGGACTATGCCGTCGCCAATATGCGCGGTGACCGCGCGCGGGTGATCTGCGAGCAGTTCATCGCCTTCGACTATGAGATCACCCTGCTGACCGTGCGCCATGCAGGCGGCATCAGCTTCTGCCCGCCGATCGGCCACCGGCAGGAGCGCGGCGACTATCGCGAAAGCTGGCAGCCTGCCGCCATGTCTGCCGCTGCCCTCAAAAACGCGCAGGACATGGCCGCCAAGGTCGTGATGGCGCTGCAAGGCGAAGGGCGCGGATGGGGGCTCTACGGGGTCGAATTCTTCGTGCGCGGCGAGGAGGTGATCTTCTCCGAACTCTCGCCCCGCCCGCATGACACCGGAATGGTGACGCTGGCGAGCCAGGATCTCACCGAATTCGACCTCCACGCCCGCGCGATTCTCGGCCTGCCGGTGCCGGAGGGCATTGCCGCCCGTCCCGCCGCCTCCGCCGTAATCCTCGCCGACCGGGAGAGCGACAGCTTCGCCTTCGAGGGCCTCGCCGAAGCACTGGCGCTGGGCGACACCGATGTGCGGATCTTCGGCAAGCCCGTCACCCGCCCCTATCGCCGCATGGGTGTGGCGCTCGCCCGCGCCGCCGATGCGCCCGCCGCCGTCACCCTCGCCAAGCAGGCCGCCGAAGCCGTGCGGATTGTCTATTCGCCCGAAGCCGACTAA
- a CDS encoding nitronate monooxygenase: protein MTSYPHTAALMKRGTDFLGCETAILCGAMSWVSERNLVAAISNAGGFGVIACGAMTPELLDTEIAATKALTSKPFGVNLITMHPALFDLIAVCRKHGVTHVVLAGGIPPKGSVEAIKADDSGIKVICFAPTLALAKKLLRSGADALVIEGMEAGGHIGPVSTSVLAQEILPALAEEHLIFVAGGIGRGEAIASYLEMGAAGVQLGTRFACATESIAHPDFKKAFFRASAREAVASVQVDPRLPVIPVRALKNKGTEEFTAKQREVAALLDAGQVDMAEAQLQIEHYWAGALRRAVIEGDVENGSVMAGQSVGMVTKEEPAADIVAELMAQCEAALAR, encoded by the coding sequence ATGACATCCTATCCCCACACCGCCGCCCTGATGAAGCGCGGCACCGACTTCCTCGGCTGCGAGACCGCGATCCTGTGCGGCGCGATGAGCTGGGTGAGCGAGCGCAACCTCGTCGCCGCGATCTCCAACGCGGGCGGCTTCGGCGTGATCGCCTGCGGGGCGATGACCCCCGAGCTGCTCGATACCGAGATCGCCGCGACCAAGGCGCTGACCTCCAAGCCCTTTGGCGTGAACCTCATCACCATGCACCCCGCGCTGTTCGATCTGATCGCGGTGTGCCGCAAGCATGGCGTCACCCACGTGGTGCTGGCGGGCGGCATCCCGCCCAAGGGCTCTGTCGAGGCGATCAAGGCCGACGACAGCGGCATCAAGGTGATCTGCTTCGCCCCCACGCTGGCGCTCGCCAAGAAGCTGCTGCGCTCCGGCGCGGACGCGCTGGTGATCGAGGGCATGGAAGCGGGCGGGCATATCGGCCCGGTCTCGACCTCGGTGCTGGCGCAGGAAATCCTGCCCGCGCTGGCCGAAGAGCATTTGATCTTCGTCGCGGGCGGCATCGGCCGGGGCGAGGCGATTGCGAGCTACCTCGAAATGGGCGCGGCGGGGGTGCAGTTGGGCACGCGCTTCGCCTGCGCCACCGAAAGCATCGCCCATCCCGATTTCAAGAAGGCCTTCTTCCGCGCCTCGGCCCGCGAGGCTGTGGCGAGCGTGCAGGTCGACCCGCGCCTGCCGGTAATTCCGGTGCGCGCGCTGAAGAACAAGGGGACCGAGGAATTCACCGCCAAGCAGCGCGAAGTCGCCGCTTTGCTGGATGCGGGGCAGGTCGACATGGCCGAGGCGCAGCTCCAGATCGAGCACTATTGGGCCGGCGCCCTGCGCCGTGCGGTGATCGAGGGCGATGTCGAGAACGGCAGCGTGATGGCGGGGCAATCGGTCGGCATGGTGACGAAGGAAGAACCTGCCGCCGATATCGTCGCCGAGCTCATGGCGCAGTGCGAGGCGGCGCTTGCCCGCTAG
- the purU gene encoding formyltetrahydrofolate deformylase produces MGPLVLTLACPDRPGITARVTGFLFERGGNILDAQQFNDRAEAGGTDRFFMRVVFDPDGSTREALRADFTDLASEFGMDWTMVREDRPRRTIIMVSKFDHCLVDLIYRCRTGELPIDIVAIVSNHPREAAIRVDIGDIPFHHIPVTPDTKPAAEARLKALAEETAAELVVLARYMQVFSDDLSAHFAGRAINIHHSFLPGFKGARPYHQAHARGVKIIGATAHFVTADLDEGPIIHQDVERITHADSPEDLVRKGRDIERRVLAEAVRLFAQERVLMNGNRTVVFRG; encoded by the coding sequence ATGGGGCCGCTCGTCCTCACCCTCGCCTGCCCCGACCGGCCCGGCATCACCGCGCGGGTCACCGGGTTCCTGTTCGAGCGGGGGGGCAACATCCTCGACGCCCAGCAATTCAACGACCGTGCGGAAGCGGGCGGGACGGATCGCTTCTTCATGCGCGTGGTGTTCGATCCCGATGGCTCGACCCGCGAGGCGCTGCGGGCCGACTTCACCGACCTTGCCAGCGAATTCGGCATGGACTGGACGATGGTGCGCGAGGATCGCCCGCGCCGCACGATCATCATGGTCAGCAAGTTCGACCACTGCCTCGTCGATCTCATCTACCGCTGCCGCACCGGGGAGCTGCCGATCGACATCGTCGCCATCGTCTCCAACCACCCACGCGAAGCCGCGATCCGGGTGGATATCGGCGACATTCCCTTCCACCACATCCCGGTGACACCCGACACCAAGCCCGCAGCCGAAGCCCGGCTCAAGGCGCTGGCGGAAGAAACCGCGGCAGAGCTGGTGGTGCTCGCCCGCTACATGCAGGTCTTCTCGGACGACCTCTCGGCCCATTTCGCGGGCCGCGCGATCAACATCCACCACTCCTTCCTCCCCGGCTTCAAGGGCGCGCGGCCTTACCATCAGGCCCACGCGCGCGGGGTGAAGATCATCGGCGCCACCGCGCATTTCGTCACCGCCGATCTCGACGAAGGCCCGATCATCCATCAGGATGTCGAGCGCATCACCCACGCCGATTCCCCTGAGGATCTCGTCCGCAAGGGCCGCGATATCGAGCGCCGGGTGCTGGCCGAGGCGGTACGCCTGTTCGCGCAGGAGCGGGTGCTGATGAACGGCAATCGGACTGTCGTTTTCCGCGGCTAG
- a CDS encoding serine hydrolase domain-containing protein — protein sequence MIRYVAAATLALVALPAAAQDNPPFQPDCARIDAFLDRMVADGRTVGASALVWKDGAERCFESAGDADREAARPISRDTLFQIFSMTKPVTGVALMQLWEQGKFGLDDPLEWHLPEYAALKVAVGENADGSPILRDPARKVTVRDVLRHTAGFTYGAGGDPQNAADRVWERLQPLSSDKTLAEFSQAMAQVPLLYDPGTHWHYSAGVDVQARLVEVLSGQPFADYVAEHIFRPLGMTDSGWKRSMADRPRLARIYQGEAGALEPWNDDALLEANFMGKPMTMGGSGIVTTVDDYLKFARMLLGEGALDGTRILKPSTIRLMATDQLDPRIAPENRLWLPGKGSGGFGFDVFVRTAAPQSPDENRGSVGEFFWDGFPSMLFWVDPAQDMAVVFATQKVPFDNAMHREFRAAVYGADYTGPAGD from the coding sequence ATGATCAGATATGTAGCCGCAGCCACCTTGGCTTTGGTAGCGCTACCGGCAGCGGCGCAGGACAACCCGCCCTTCCAGCCCGACTGCGCCCGGATCGACGCCTTCCTCGATCGCATGGTCGCCGATGGGCGCACGGTGGGCGCTTCGGCGCTGGTGTGGAAGGACGGGGCCGAGCGCTGCTTCGAGAGCGCAGGCGATGCCGACCGCGAAGCCGCGCGGCCCATCAGCCGCGACACGCTGTTCCAGATCTTCTCGATGACCAAGCCCGTCACCGGGGTGGCGCTGATGCAGCTTTGGGAACAGGGCAAGTTCGGGCTCGACGATCCGCTCGAATGGCATCTGCCAGAATATGCCGCGCTGAAGGTGGCCGTTGGCGAGAACGCCGATGGCTCGCCGATCCTGCGCGATCCCGCGCGCAAGGTGACGGTGCGCGATGTGCTGCGCCACACCGCGGGTTTCACCTATGGCGCGGGCGGCGATCCGCAGAACGCTGCCGACCGTGTGTGGGAGCGCTTGCAGCCGCTCTCCTCCGACAAGACGCTGGCGGAGTTCTCGCAGGCGATGGCGCAGGTGCCGCTGCTCTACGACCCCGGCACGCATTGGCACTATAGCGCGGGGGTGGACGTGCAGGCGCGGCTGGTCGAGGTGCTCTCCGGCCAGCCTTTCGCCGATTACGTGGCGGAGCATATCTTCCGGCCGCTCGGCATGACCGACAGCGGATGGAAGCGCAGCATGGCCGACCGCCCGCGTCTCGCCCGCATCTATCAGGGCGAGGCGGGCGCGCTTGAGCCGTGGAACGACGACGCGCTGCTCGAGGCCAATTTCATGGGCAAGCCGATGACGATGGGCGGATCGGGCATCGTCACCACGGTCGATGACTACCTCAAATTCGCGCGGATGCTGCTGGGCGAGGGCGCGCTGGACGGCACCCGCATTCTCAAGCCCTCGACCATCCGGCTCATGGCGACCGACCAGCTCGACCCGCGCATCGCCCCGGAAAACCGCCTGTGGCTGCCGGGCAAGGGCAGCGGAGGGTTCGGCTTCGATGTCTTCGTCCGCACCGCCGCGCCGCAGAGCCCTGACGAGAACCGCGGCAGCGTTGGCGAGTTCTTCTGGGACGGCTTCCCCTCGATGCTGTTCTGGGTCGATCCGGCGCAGGACATGGCGGTGGTCTTCGCGACGCAGAAGGTGCCCTTCGATAACGCCATGCACCGCGAATTCCGCGCGGCGGTCTATGGCGCGGACTACACGGGCCCGGCGGGGGACTGA
- a CDS encoding PQQ-dependent dehydrogenase, methanol/ethanol family, with translation MDLKRWTLGGALLLSAGMLANCSQIFGSGESAEGITAAMLVSADGDSANWISHGRTYSEQRYSPLDQVNTDTVGQLGLDWYADMDTARGQEATPLVMDGKLYLTTAWSKVKAFDAATGKPLWEYDPKVPGETAVKACCDVVNRGLAAWGDKLFFGTLDGRLVALDRESGTPAWETVTVDQSKSYTITGAPRVIDGKVIIGNGGAEFGVRGFVAAYDAESGKQLWKFYTVPEGGQGAGARDDAPAYLQKAAETWNMDVLGANDAIGGGGTVWDSMAYDPDLDLLYIGVGNGSPWNRAYRSPGKDGTGEGDNLYLSSIVAIRPKTGEYVWHYQTTPGETWDFTATQHIMLADMEIDGKPRKVLMQAPKNGFFYVIDRATGEFISAKPYVGLNWASGIDPETGRPIENPETRIDRTGQPALVLPGPLGGHNWHPMAYNPRENLVYIPAFEAGMLYAPEADWKPDRARGFNVGFSFAGELPADGGFRKEAAGTLKGRLVAWDPVAQKARWTVEHEGPWNGGLLSTGGGLVFQGTAGSEFNAYDAATGNKLWSFAAQTGVVAPPVTYTVNGEQYVAVLAGWGGAYALSVDGDLIARKAPVRNISRLLVFKLGGTAKLPPVPALADLPLDPPPSTASPETIALGQAKYGRYCAVCHAPGATGSTVLPDLRRAGSLESASAWNAVVEGGILKDNGMASFKTSLSKDEIEAIRAYVIKRANEDKAIEAGTKVARR, from the coding sequence ATGGACCTCAAGCGGTGGACGCTGGGCGGCGCGCTGTTGCTGTCGGCAGGGATGCTGGCCAATTGCAGCCAGATTTTCGGGAGCGGCGAAAGCGCAGAGGGCATTACCGCCGCGATGCTGGTGAGCGCGGACGGGGATTCGGCCAACTGGATCAGCCACGGGCGCACCTATTCCGAACAGCGCTACTCCCCGCTCGATCAGGTCAATACCGATACCGTCGGCCAGCTGGGCCTCGACTGGTATGCCGACATGGACACCGCGCGCGGGCAGGAAGCGACGCCGCTGGTGATGGACGGCAAGCTCTACCTCACCACCGCGTGGAGCAAGGTGAAGGCCTTCGACGCCGCCACCGGCAAGCCCTTGTGGGAATATGATCCCAAGGTACCGGGCGAGACGGCGGTCAAGGCCTGCTGCGACGTGGTGAACCGGGGCCTTGCGGCGTGGGGCGACAAGCTGTTCTTCGGCACGCTCGACGGGCGGCTGGTCGCGCTCGACCGCGAGAGCGGCACCCCCGCGTGGGAGACGGTCACGGTCGATCAGTCCAAGAGCTACACGATCACCGGCGCGCCGCGTGTGATCGATGGCAAGGTGATCATCGGCAATGGCGGCGCGGAGTTCGGCGTGCGCGGCTTTGTGGCCGCCTATGATGCGGAGAGCGGCAAGCAGCTGTGGAAGTTCTACACCGTGCCCGAAGGTGGCCAAGGAGCAGGGGCGCGCGATGATGCCCCGGCCTATCTGCAAAAGGCCGCCGAAACCTGGAACATGGACGTGCTGGGGGCCAACGACGCGATCGGCGGCGGCGGGACGGTGTGGGATTCGATGGCCTACGATCCCGATCTCGATCTGCTCTATATCGGGGTCGGCAACGGCAGCCCGTGGAACCGCGCCTATCGCTCGCCGGGCAAGGACGGGACGGGGGAGGGCGACAACCTCTACCTCTCCAGCATCGTCGCGATCCGGCCCAAGACCGGCGAATATGTGTGGCACTACCAAACCACGCCGGGCGAAACGTGGGACTTCACCGCCACGCAGCACATCATGCTCGCCGACATGGAGATCGACGGGAAACCGCGCAAGGTGCTGATGCAGGCGCCCAAGAACGGGTTCTTCTACGTCATCGACCGCGCAACGGGCGAGTTCATCAGCGCCAAGCCCTATGTCGGGCTCAACTGGGCCTCCGGCATCGATCCCGAGACGGGCCGCCCGATCGAGAATCCCGAGACCCGGATCGACCGAACCGGCCAGCCCGCGCTGGTGCTGCCCGGCCCGCTGGGCGGGCACAACTGGCACCCGATGGCCTACAACCCGCGCGAGAACCTCGTCTATATCCCGGCCTTCGAGGCGGGGATGCTCTACGCGCCCGAGGCCGACTGGAAGCCCGACCGCGCGCGCGGCTTCAATGTCGGCTTCAGCTTTGCCGGCGAGCTTCCGGCGGATGGCGGCTTCCGCAAGGAGGCGGCGGGCACGCTCAAGGGGCGCTTGGTGGCATGGGACCCGGTAGCGCAGAAGGCGCGCTGGACGGTCGAGCACGAGGGCCCCTGGAACGGCGGCCTGCTCTCGACCGGCGGGGGACTGGTGTTTCAAGGCACCGCGGGGAGCGAATTCAACGCCTATGATGCGGCCACCGGCAACAAGCTGTGGAGCTTCGCCGCGCAGACCGGCGTAGTCGCGCCGCCCGTCACCTACACGGTGAACGGCGAGCAATATGTCGCCGTGCTGGCCGGGTGGGGCGGGGCCTATGCGCTGTCGGTCGATGGCGATCTGATCGCGCGCAAGGCGCCGGTGCGCAACATCTCGCGGCTGCTGGTATTCAAGCTCGGCGGCACCGCCAAGCTGCCGCCGGTGCCCGCGCTCGCCGACCTCCCGCTCGACCCGCCGCCGAGCACCGCCTCGCCCGAGACGATCGCGCTGGGGCAGGCCAAATACGGCCGCTATTGCGCGGTATGCCACGCGCCCGGAGCGACCGGATCGACCGTGCTGCCCGATCTGCGCCGCGCCGGTTCGCTCGAAAGTGCAAGCGCATGGAACGCGGTGGTCGAGGGCGGCATCCTCAAGGACAACGGCATGGCGAGCTTCAAGACCTCGCTCAGCAAGGACGAGATCGAAGCGATCCGCGCCTATGTCATCAAGCGCGCGAATGAGGACAAGGCGATCGAGGCGGGCACGAAGGTCGCGCGGCGCTAA